TCAGTATCTGTTCTTGGAGAGACAACCTTGCTATTTGAAAGCTCCGGCTACCATTTATGCTCCCAAATTTTTGATAGATTCTCCATTCCCCACTCTCCACACTGCACCTTTACTGATGACATCCCTTGCCTGTAAAATACTCCTCCAAGCAAAAGAACAACTTGGATGAACCGGCGCTTCCAAAATGCTACTATTGGGGAAATATTTTGTCTAAAGACTTTATAAAGTAAAGAATCTTTATGATGTAATAACCGCCAAACCTGTTTTGCAAGAAGAGCATTATTAAAATTCTGAATATCTCTAAAACCTATTCCAGACTTAGATGAACAAAGAGCACTCCACTTTAcccaatggatttttttttgtctcccCTTGCCCTCACCAAAACTTCCGGATCATTGCTTCAATATCTTTACATAGACCAACAGGCAATTTGAATACACTCATGGAATAAGTAGGTATAGATTCAACTATTGCTTTTATCATAACTTCCTTTCCAGCTTGAGACAGAAGTTTCTCCTTTCCAGCCTGAGACAGAGGTTTCTCTTTCCACCCTTGCATTTTTGCCCAAATCCGCTCCTTTATTTGCGCAAAGCATGCTTTTTTCCCTCTACCAACAAAAGATGGCAGCCCCAAATACTTCTCATAATGTTGAATGGCAGGGACACGTAAAGACAACTTTATTTCCTCCATAATCTGTGCATCAGTATTCTTACTAAAAAAGAGAGTAGTTTTACTCTTGTTTATCATTTGTCCTGAAATTTCTTCATAGAAACCCAATAATTCTTGGATTTTTTCACACTTAGTCAATGATGCTCTGCAAAACAAAAGacaatcatctgcaaaaaagagATGGGTGAGTTTTGGACCATTCCTGCAAATAGAAAACCCATGAATTTCTCCCTTTGAGCTGCCTCTTTCAGGATTGCATTTAAGCCTTcagcacaaaaaagaaagaaataaggcGAAAGAGGATCCCCTTGCTTGAAACCCCTTGAAGGCCTAAACAGACCCTTTGGCTTTCCGTTAACAAGAATAGAATAGGACACTGTCGTAATACACTCCATTAACAAAGCTAGCCAATCTTCATGGAAACCCAATTTCAGAAGGATCTGTTCCAAAAAAGCCCACTTCACCCTATCATACGCTTTGCTCATATCTAACTTAAGAGCCATGTAACCTTGCTTGCCTGTACAATTATTCTTCATATGATGCAAGGATTCaaaagcaattaaaatattatctgTGATAAGCCTATTTGCAACAAAAGCGTTCTGAGTTTCAAAGACAATAGAATCCAGTAAAGGTTTGAGACGATTAGCAATAACCTTACTGACAATCTTATAAATCACATTACTCAAGCTAATGGGCCTAAAATCAAATACCCTTTTTGTATTTTGGACTTTTGGAATTAAAGTGATAAAAGTATGGTTAATAGATTTCAAGATGGATCTAGAGTTTAAGCAAGAAAGAACAGCTTGAGAGACATCCATACCTATATCAGTCCAATAAGTTTGATAAAATAAGGGCGGCATCCCATCCAGTCTTGGGGCCTTTAACGGAGCCATATCCTTAATAGCACATTCCATCTCTTCCGCATTGAAGGGCCTAGCCAAGGTAGCCCTCATCTCCTCAGTCACCACTAGTTGAACCCTTTCCAAAATCTGCTCTAGGTTGCGAGGATTGGAAGTAGTAAACAAATTAGCATAGTACTCAATCAACAAACTTGAAACCACCTCCTCATTTTCCTGCCAAGTTCCATTCTCATCACACAACCCCTTTATAAAGTTCCTTCTCTTTCGTTGGGTTGAGACACCATGGAAAAATTTAGTATTCTGATCACCACTTTGCAACCATTGTACTCGAGACCTCTGATGCCACATTTTCTCCTCTTGTGCACATAATTCATTAAGTTCCTTCTTTAACCAATTCACCAAATCAACATCCCCAGATCCAATCGAATCTGCCTCAGCCCTCCAAAGCCactcctttaaatttttttattttttttagcaccTTACCAAAGTGGTTACGGTTCCACGCGGTAAGCATCTTCTTACATTTTTTCAGCTTTTTTGATACCACATGCATGGGAGTACCCTCTTGATCAACAGCCCAAGCTCTTGAAATAATACCATTGCACTCCAAATTAGTTAATCACATAGCCTCGAAATAGAAATGCTTTTGTCTCCACCTTTGATGCTCCCCGTTCGGATTCAAAGATAATAGAATTGGGCCATGGTCTGAAGTAAAACTATTCAAGTGCCTAATCCTTCCTGTAGGGAACCGAGCAAGCCATTCATAGTTGGCAACCCCTCAATCCAACCTTTCCCATATCAACTCACCCCTACGTCACCCATGCGAAGTATAGTCCGGACCAAAATAGCCTAAGTCCACAAACCCACAATGATCAAGAACATCCCTAAAAGCCTACATGAGATTATGAGCTCATGGTGCACCACCCTGTTTATCTTCCACTTGTAATAACTCATTAAAATCCCCGAAACAACACCATGAAAGTTTTGGCTTTGACCCCAACATATGCAGCATATTCCATCCTTCATTTCAAATACTCGTCTCCAGCTCTCTATAAAAACCTGTTAATCTCCATGCATCCTTTGTACCCCCCTTAATAATAGCATCTATATGATAGGAAGAGAAGCTATCAACCTAGACATCGCTACTATTTTTCCACATCAAAGCCAACCCACCACCCCTGGCTTCATTAGTCACAATAAATAGACCATCAAAATTTAACTTCAATTTAATACGCTCTATTTGTTCCTTAGTGGACCATGTTTCAGACAAAAACGCAATCCTAGGATCTTTTGCTTGGATAATTTCCCCAAGCTCATCAACTACACAGCGGTTTCCAAGCCCCCGGCAATTCCAAGCTAACAGATTCATTGTTGTCGGCAGGGCTGGGACCCAGCCACCACCGTTAAATCATCAAATCCCACTCCTCTTTGCTTTTTGTTAAAATCTGTCTCCTTACCCTTCCCTTCTAAATCTCTTATCTAAACAAATGAATCAACGATAttcatgaccaaaaaaaaaaaaaaaaaagaataaaaaacatcTGGTCAAACTCCAATTATTACCCTTGCTAGCTTAAACACTAACATCACAATCAAGTAATTCCAAGGAGGACAAATAAAGAAGTGTATTGAAATAGAAAAGATGCTGAGTTAAAGAGAAAACAGCTGCCATATAGTAGTAGATCGATGAGGACAATGAATGATCACGTTTGCAATAGAACATGGCCTAGAGATAGTGACAAAATCATATGCCAAGAATTGAAATCCTTCTCATCACTACTCAATTATGACTCTAATgttcatcaataaaataaaataaaacaatgacTTCTACTTGATGGAAAATAGAGAGAGGAAAATAGGGTGAAAAATGTTGTTCTCCACTGTTTGgttgaggaaagaaaataagagagacAGAAAACAGGGGAGAAAGTTTTCCCTCTCGGACCcactttttttatcctcccaaattgggaggaaaatgGGGTGGGAAAAGTGTTGTGAAATGCATCTTACACAAATATCCTCTCATCTACCCTTGACTTTATTCATGACTTGATGACTTTTGCATTTTCTCATTCTTATCACTTTACCTTCTAACAGCACAGAAACGTCCGGGTtctcctctccttttttttttttgttttttttttttggtgaccaAGTTTTTGCTGGTTACAAAATCTTTTgcccaattaaatttatatgtacactattgtaatttttacattataataatataaattcatATGTATGATGtggtaaatttatattatttaataagtacaaataaatctatttcttaccTATTATGTAAGAAAtgtataatagtcaatttatataaattacatttttcatccttctctttttctctccaaccaaacaaaagagttttctaccctcccacttttccacccctccaaccaaacaaacaagagggaaaaccaaatattttttatcctctcactttttcactctcacacaattttctatcctcctacttttccaCTCTTCCAACCAAATGGAATCCTAATGAaaccatttaaaagaaaaaaaacctacaaactTCTTTAAGTTCATATATATGGAAATATGTGACACACAGAATCAGACAAGGcatttatatatcaaattttaaatctcccaactaataatatatatattatccgACAGAaactaattaataaaacaacaaaattagcaaaaattaataaaacaacaaatGACTTTGAGAAAGCCGTTGTCCAGCTGAGCTGTGTGGGTGGGACAAATCTAATATTCCTTCTTTAAATAAATACTTCTTGTTATGAATCCAATTCATAATTAAGCTCTTCGATCTTAACCACTGCCaattaatctctctctttttctttgttccttctGTATTTCATCTTTGGGTATGGCTgcttattatatatctttattattaCGTGGAGGCTGGTCATCATCAGCTGTGGCTGTGGGCTTTGCTATATGCATCCTTGTGCTATCGAATACCAGTACTTGTGGTGTTGCTGCTGCTCGTCAGATGGAGGAGATCCCGTCGCCGATGCCGAGAAGTCTTCTGGCAAATCAACTTGCTCCAACGCCACCTATGGGGTAAGCCCCcccccctttctttcttttttctatgtTAGCAATCCTGCTTTTGGTGATTAAATTAATCACATTCATGCGCGCGCGtgtgttgttttctttttaagtaattgTATGATCAAATGCGCAGTACCAAAAATGTTCGGTCTTTCTTATCCCTTCCTCTTTAATTTGGTTAGGAATGatcaaaaacttaattaattagttgaaaaattatctttaaaattaatgatcctaattatgtttttatgtcTAGAGTCTAGTGCATGCATGGCTCACGATGAGCCAACTAGTTTATTTAGATccgattattaaaaaaagaccaTGTGATCCATCCGCATCTACTTGATTAGAGTCTTCTGAACTGAATATATTTTCGTTTAGCTCCATAATAAAATTCTCATCATTCATACTTAAATGTTGATTAGTGTTTTAACTTATAAGTTAAAATCCTAatttgtcttttaaaaaaatggttttttagaGAGAGGTTATTGAGAGGGATGGTATATACAAtcattatacaaaatataaatggttcgatttaatcaaataaaatttgatatataattgAGTAAATGAtcaatggatttttttattaattttgtcaTGTTTTAGAGTTTCGGTTATgtgaaaaattctaaaatttcccatgataattgaataaaatgaaatttattggtATTAGTATCTCGTTTATGTCATCCATTGACTCGAGGATCCTGGACCATATGGGGTTCAAGAATCTCGGAAATATGATTGGGATTGGGTACATGACCTCAACCACTTTCAATATAACTTTGACAACTCTATCTATCCACGTTGCTATCAAATTAGGTATTccattaagaagaagaaatatcataaataaatacattaaaataaagataaaaaacaGGCATTCTATAACTAGTGAAATTAATTATGTGGTCCATTGGGTTTATAGTTCTGATGGCCCTAAATTGGGAGCTATCTCCTCCATCCGATCTTAAACATATGTGGATGATGAAGCCCACacaatatatatctatatatcaaatacataaaatatttattattaataaattaaaaatatgagcTTCAAGTTTGAAGAGGGGTCAAatataatatgaatttaaagaTAAGGGATCTAGTTGTCACATATCTAGTCTAACATATATAgctctatgattttttttttttttggtcatgatGAATCCAATAATGTGTTGGGATGCTCATATTACTTGTCGGCATTCGTAAAGTCTTGTGTTGAAGCCTAGGATCTCATCTCTCCTAGTGAGAATTATCTTCATTTAGAGCAGTTGATATCTCTTTCATTGACGATTATCTTTATGAGAGCAGTAAATACCAAGTCCTTTAGATtgttcactttttctttttatagaaaCAAATTTTCACTCTTTTTAAGAGCTAAGATGTGACatatttgccaaaaaaaaattaaaaaaattataattcaactagttgaaattttttagtacttctaaaaaagatatttaagatttaattgCAATTCAGGTTAGACATTTTTAGGCTAGGCCCCAATGCCTACCGTCAAGTGACAAAATGTTCGCTTTTTCATATTGAAAAAAATCGCAAATTTTCCACCTTTAATGCGTGTTGGTGGAAAATATTTACTTGGAGAAAtcgatttttaattattatttttcatgtgATTGTTGCTTAGAAAATGATTTAGATAACTTTTTTCCAATATAACTTAAACCAAAAATCATCAATTTTTCATGTTAGTAGAAGAGGTGATGAGACTGTAGTGGTAGTGGTGGTAGTTGTACATAAAGTGGTGACAATGGTGCGCTGATAATGATGACAATAATGATAGTTGTCATATTGGTGGGTTTAGTTAACGTGGCAATACAAAATAGTAGATAAggtttagaaaataaaaggaatattAAAACATGTATcattttctgaaaattaaagaaatatttttaattttcttttaataattttctgtgatccatttattttttctgccgtatataatatgaaaaaaatgtgGATAATAATTTCGGACAAAATGTGAATTTCCTATACAGGAAAGAAAGGATTTAATCTTATTAATAAATGGGAATAAGACATGTACCAAACTTGCTTTTAGTCATGCAAGTGATATGATGTTGAAGTGTCTAACGTGTCATGCATATGATATAAGTAATGTGTTTGAGTATAGTGAGAGAGTATAATTAGGTGTGTATATTTAAATGTTAgcttgtttcttaaaaaaaagtcacacatttgatataactttttttttttcgtaaaaaaaaagaaaaaagaaaagaaaaaaaaagtcacaagtGGTATCTCACAATCAAAGTCACAAGGAGATTGCCAGTTGATCAACTTTGgccttaattttcttttacttcttctaaaagaaaataaggatcTCTTCTCTTCTGGTGTACCAGTGCCATCCACGTCATCATCTctagtgtttttaatttatttaggaAACACCaacatataataattattagaGGGCAAGATCGATGTTCTGAGTCTAGACGCTGTACGTCCCATACATAAGATTTTTAAACAACTCTCTTTTTATAGTAGTGATATATAATTGAtctataactatttttttcttctccctttttttttttaaatttttatttatttattattcttaaAGAGCTTAAAGGCTTTTGTTCATTGCTCTTGTACACTCTATACTAGGTTTAAGCTATAGTCATTTTAGGACAGATATTTTTGTCAATGTCTCCTCCACTGCACTAGAGGGAAGtaaacccaaattttgaaactcaTTCTTACCATAAGTCCAATAACACATCgaatttcataattttgttttcaaaattgttaagctacattttgtaattcattataataaaattgatgtTAATGGTGGGCTCATATGATAAAGATGTTACAACAATTACAACTTGTCCGTAATGATCAATTAAGTTagcaaaaaataagtaaaataatttttttgatccCTAGAATTTATTTCTccagattttattttattttatagatagaataagatttattgttttttattttattttttttgaattcatacGAAAAGCAGTAAGCATAAAAGCatgacattttaattttaattgttgatATAGTCTATTATGATTTATAATAAAAGTAGTGTCAATAGTGAGCTCAAAACAGAGAGCTTaacattttttctttgtcttgtcttgttttgtttttgtttttgttgagatAGTTAGAAATATATACATAACTATGCTACTTGAGATTGGaaggtgccaattgagctataaGGCACTTGACAAGTGCGTAACCTTCTTATATTGATTTATACTTGGCAATGCGatcaatcttcttcttcttcttcttcttttgaaaaCGCAATGTGATCAATCTAGTATAGCTCTTTgtgtgaaattcttttcttgTTCAAGTTAAATAAGAATCGTGGAAAAAATGCAACTTCTGTCattcatatttatatttgtaatcAAATTGTAAGTTTGATCtaaaattttactacaatattGAGTTGTGATCAGATGGAATAGTTGGAATCACTTTGCCTGCCACATCCAAGAGGAATTGATCAGGGAAACAGGTAATCACATTGTCTATCATAAACATTTGTACGAACTA
The Quercus lobata isolate SW786 chromosome 10, ValleyOak3.0 Primary Assembly, whole genome shotgun sequence DNA segment above includes these coding regions:
- the LOC115964503 gene encoding uncharacterized protein LOC115964503; this encodes MINKSKTTLFFSKNTDAQIMEEIKLSLRVPAIQHYEKYLGLPSFVGRGKKACFAQIKERIWAKMQGWKEKPLSQAGKEKLLSQAGKEVMIKAIVESIPTYSMSVFKLPVGLCKDIEAMIRKFW